ATATTGGAACTTAATTGCGCATACAAAAATATACTTGCATACATTTTTGTGGGCATAAAGGTCGCGATTGATTTAAGACATTGTGTGCAAAATAAAGTAAGTATTAAGAGTGTCAGAGACATATGCTACCAAAGAGATTAGTTTAACAGGATTAGCATGGTAATCTTATTTCAGAACAGTCATTTTCTTAGctgattttatttgtatctcCTTTATTTCCAGCATCAGGCCCTACATCACagaattaataataacaatactactactgctactcctattactacaactactactaataataataataaacattgtacagcacttttcaaaacagctGTTACAAAGTACTTCACAataagaacaaacaaaaaaagacaacaaaccatAGAAGGGAACAagcaaaataatataatttacaaTCAAAGACAGCAAATGATTTAAGACAACATTATTTAAGGTTAACggaaaaatttaaaagaaaattaactATTCTATAGTTGCTTTCCAAAAAGCAACTATCCCGCTGAGGCCATTTGGTAAAAGTGAGTCTTGAGGGCTGATTTAAAAGCAGCATTGGTAACACTTTTAATTTGGAGGGTtacatctctcttcctctctaacTCCAAAAAAAGCCAGTCTCTATTGAGAGGAAGTAATTCAcctctctgtcttctcccttCTATGAGAGTATAATGAAGTGTCCCCGCTCAGGTTCACACATTTACAACTCATTTTGCATGACTACATCATTTGCTGTTGTCCTGGATTTGGATAGAGTAATGATGTGGTCTGAGTCAAAAAAGATcccattacatttttgtgcagatCTGCATCAGGGGGCTGATCCAGGGTTTTGAGATGGAGAAATTTTCAATTCATGTaccttgataaaaaaaaacacatttagaggactgatatttatgagtgtgtgaaataagATGCATATCCAAATAAATcatgtaaatttaaatgttgtgttttcataaggggactATGGACCCTGGTAGTGTGTCCTCTATCATGcccttttagtttgaaatgatTTAGgcaataataaaacatgcaACCATTTGGTTGGTTTGGCCATTCATGCCACAAGTGCACTCATGATGCAGTAGaagtcacacaaatacacagagctGATGTAAATGGAAACCATTTAAGTAAAAGAGGTaatttttatttggaaatgtgtattttcttggcagaaaacacatttgcacAGGTCAACCGAAAAAGGTAGAGTTGTGTTTTTGAATACAGGCTTTGAAAAgcaaacaataacacattgGGATGCAAATAGAAATAACGCATGGCTAGCTAAAGAAGCTAGTGACAAACAATGTGACTGAATCCAACACATCTCTACTGAACAACTGATGCTTGCATTTGACAACTTTTCAGAGATAATGTGGCGTTAAAGAGACAACAGCACTGCAGTGTAGGAAACTTTCATACACAgtgttcctctgtgtctgaACAATGCAGCCTGCACCAGTGGCCTAAGGGGCTGTTGTTGCTAAGGAAGGTTTGCCAGCTATAGGGAGGAAAGTGAAAGAACTGATATGTGAAAACAtggaaccacacacacacacatataatatGTAACACTCAGAGTTATTACCTAACAGCGTATTTATGACACCAGGCTCAACAGCATTAAAGCAGTGTCCATAGTGCAGCTGGTGTTTCTGTGTAAAACTCTACTTCAGCGTGTGACTCAGTACAGAAGCGTCGTGAAGGAAAGAGCTTCCTTGGCAACCATTTCTGAGCTGACGTAGCCAAGAGGTCATTAGatggggagtgtgtgtgtaaatatgtatgaatatgtttatggttgtgtggataaatactTTTATCCATTTTGGTTGATCATCACCACTTAAAAATGTACTATTGAGGGTTTAGAGGTTTTGGAGACATGGTTATAATTAGATAAGGGCATTATTTGTGATGCCTCTGGTTGGGGTAAGGAGCTTGAGAATACATTATGTCgatgagaatgtgtgtgtgtgagagtgtctctgtgtgtgtgtgtgtgtgtgtgtgtgtgtgtgtgtgtgtgtgtgtgtgtgtgtgtgtgtgtgtaggagagagagagagagagcacagatgATGAGTCAGAGGAGGCTGATTCTGACGTAATCTGCCgacccctccctccttcctgttcTCCTACATGGCTTTTCCTGCATGTTCAGGTCAGATCCTGGTTCCccacaaaacaataacaatgcaTGAATAGATAAATCATAATATCTCATTGTCATCTGGAAAATAGATTTTATATATTAATCTATTTAAATTGAATCATATTCAGTTAGgattaaattaatatattttgaatgATTTCTTTACATTTCTCATATTtcgttattattatcatatatatttatttctgtccAATAGGAATCCACACCTCAACAACCCAAACATTCTAAATTAATAATATGTGGTAAGCATATATTAGCAGGAAATcaatattgaaattgtaattttgTTTCAGGCACTGTGTCGTGACATGGAACTTTTGGTTTGGGGCTTTTgtcaattaaataatttattttaatatgttatattgtgatttcactgtgtttgtttcttttatttataatcAATGTTTTATATCACTGCATATGATTGTAGTCAAACAGATGAGTAGATGAAACAAcctttcttttgtatttttttgagtTGCAGAGATCTCTTCCCAGCAGTAGATGGACATAGTTGAATGTAGTAATAACCAATAAGGAATTAATAATAAGCCTATGATTAAATCTGGCTCTTCCATAATTTCCCCATATTTCTGTATTATCATATATTTCCATGTTGATTATGTAAGGGCCCCTTCCTGTAGAAATCCACATATAAACCACCAAAACATCCCAAACCATTGGAAACACGTGGTTAGCAAACACTAAAAAGATGTGGCAGGAAATTCACAATTAATTTAGGCAAATGATGATTCGATATTCATGGTATTGTGATTCAGGGGACGGTGGGAGAATAAAACCTAAACGTGCTGTTGGATCAGCCTCCTGCACTTTGACTCAGGGCTTCTTTGCTGCCTCTGCGCAGGCGCACGGGTCTCGATGGAAAACAAGAGCCTGGGATCCAGAGGAATCGACTTCAGGACAAAGTTGATATTTGCGACGTGTTTGAGACGCAAACGTCGCGGAGGATTCTTCCCTTCGGCGGAGGATTAACGTCACGATGGAGGAAAACAGGGAATCAGGCAACGACCCTGGATTCCTCCTCGTCATGTGACCGCCTCTGACCAATCGGAGCGCAGGAAAGGAAGCGGACGGTTCTAGCTTTGTTCGGCTTTTCTTGCAACTTTGTCCCCAAATCGAGCTCGAATCCCGGCTTGCATCGGCCCGTGGGGGCGCGGATCTACCGGAAGAGacgttttcatttgaaaggATGAAACGAGGAAgttgaatttatattttttgcgCAGTGCCACGTGTTCAGGTTTGAGGAAGAGTGCGCTGCTGCGTCACATgactcccctcccccccccggcAGCAGAGGGGGAAGAAGGCGGCGGACATGTTGGAGGGAAACGTGCTGGTTAAAGAGAATCCAGCTGGAAGACGACGAGATTATTTGAAGAAAGGTTTCGCTCTGTTTTGGAATTTACCTCTCGACTCTTGTATTTATATGAATCCCAAgttcctttgtttttgttttactacCATACTTTACAAAaagtatttacttttttttgtggatattttaactttttaaaaacgTTTTTACGGAATTAGCTCGTGTGAAGTAATCTTGTATTTAACCCTGTGAGGACCAAGTTTAACCTCCGTGGTTTGTTTGAGTGACATTGTGGGGATCTGTAACCTTGCTGTGGGGGATGGGCGCATGTGCTTCTCTAACTCTTATCTGCTGGGTCCTGTAACTTTTTACAGATCTTTATAGATTCGGTGTTTCAGTGGTTTTCGTAGTTGTGGATTCAACAACTCGTGTAAAGCCTTCAAGGCCAGGTATAGTACTTGTATTTCCAAACTGCCTAAGATTATTAATCTTGTGGTTTAAATTGAGATCTTTGTGTTTAGTCGTCAAGTTTGGATCAAAGGAATTCGAAGTTAGTTAAAATGAGTTGTGAGGTCAGTTTTGAAAAGTGCTTCGTCATGCAGCTGGTTTTGGTCTTGTGAGCGTGATACTGGGGCCTTTGTGTGGAAGGAGTTTACTGCGTCGTCATTGTGGATCCAGTTGGATTTGTTCGCTTTATTCTTGAGTAGCGTGTGTTCGACGCCtcatgtgttttcctctgtttgcagcagcagagaaggcGACTCGTCCTCATGTGTTAACGTTTATCTTTCATGTTTTACTCGAGTTATTTCTTATAATTCGGTTGTAACACTTCAACATGGCGGCGGTGTTGCGGTCGTTCTGGTTAGAGGGGAGAGGCTCTGGGCTCCTCAGGGATACGCGTGACCCGGCGCAAGAACCAATCAGCTCGTTAGTATTCGCGCTGGAAGCCCGCGTTAGACCCGTGTCGTCCAATCATCGTCGTCGCTTTGCACACGTTGACGTAATGTAGtgcgaggaggaggggggctaCTTCCATTTTGTACAGGACTCAGAGCggagccaatcacaggccgTGTTTCTGTCAGGCAGGACGCGCACAGCCAATAGCATTGCGCCGTTCTCTTGACTGACAGCAGAAACTTGCGAATAGGTGGGCTCGAAAGGCTGTCTTTGTACCTCCCGCGTCAGGGGGCGTGGTGACTTTGATGAGCACCTGGAGCAGCCAATAGGAAGGCAGAGGGCGGTGACATGTCGGTGCAGTGTGGCCAATGGGGTGAACGATGAGTCTATAAAGGAACGGGTGTAGTCGCAGCGTCGCCATTTCAACGAAGCAAACCGGGCGGTGTTTTCGTGGCGGGGCGCGGAGAGCAGCGACGAGCAGAGACGGGTCCTGGGTTCTTAACAATCCGGATCCATCCGGACGGACATGGCCTCGAACCCGCTGCTTGACAGGTATCTACCGGTAAACCGACTCCCAGCTTCCCGCCAGGGGGATTATTTACTCCTTTTCCGTGATTATTCTCTGAGAACCGCAGCCGGTTTGCCCGGTTGCGAGTGGGAGAGAACCGGACGCTGAGTGTGACGCAGGAGGAAGCTCGGTAAAGAGATACGAATCTGTGCGGAGGAACTGTTAAGTGTCCGCGGGTTGAATCGAGCTGCTGCTCGGTCGAGGCGCCATCTTCCGCAGCGCTCTGCCGCTGGCCGCTCTCCCGCTGCCTGCTAGTTGTGCTagctgttagcattagcttcagACCCCAGCGCTCCACCGCTCTATGCGACTCGCAGGCGGTGTGAGTTGTTAAAGAGTCCGTGTGTCACTGATCTGATGCAACTGCCCGACACAACAATTTAAGTGTAGCATGCAGCGTTAGCAGGTGCTGATTTATAACTGGACCATGGTATCGTATAGGCGGTTAGTGGTGTAGCGGGCAGAGGAGCGAGGTCACGCCGGTGTTTCGACTCGTTCCGCCTGTTGTTATTGTAGCCATGTGACGGTGAGTGTTGTGTACCGGTAAAACAACACTGCGTGTAAGCCCCGGGTTAACTCCACTAACCGTACCAGTTCCATCACCGTTATTTATATATGGTTCATCACTAAGATCTGAATGTGAGCAGGAGGACGGATGTTGTTGCTCCAGTTTGAGGTGTGCTTATCGGGGGTGTTGGGTGTTACAGTCGGTTGCCTGGTTACAGCCCTGGAAGTCGCACAAGCGTTAGCATTAGCTGTAATTGTCGTaaagatttttttcaaatatcatTAAAGAACTCCACCGAATaccattttttttgtaaattttaaCCTGATCAATCATtaatcatcttcttcttccaaATCATATGTATAgtattattttcactttacagtTTAAGATTaactcttgtttttgtttagggATGTTAATGTTATGTACATACTTTCCCCCTTTTAATAATAAAGTACACTAACTGTCAAAATGTGTTTCCAAAAGTTGTATCATTCAAAAAGGCCTACCTTgccattaaaaatacataattcaAATATGTGCAGTTATCGCTTACAGTCCTGTCTTCATACATGTCAACTATTACTAAATATTTTCAAGGTCAGCTAAGTTAACAATTATTGTTGCTCAAATGGTTAATCAGGGGTACAGGTGGTAGACGTGCCCCCCCCATGTGATCACAGTATGATGTAAACACTGCAATACTCTTCAATATTTGCATCAGTTCCTTCAAGGTCACTCACTATACAGTGTAAACAGACTGGAAGTAGCCTCGGTGTGTATTTATCCCTGGAACACATCTTGTCAAGTCAGTAAGTCACCGGAGATGGTGACACTTCAGTTTGATGATTAAATTTCATTGACCTCAAAATgggttctgttgtttttccagCAGGGACATTGATTCCTTTGTGATATCATTGACATGCAAAATAAATTCAACACTCACGTGTATATCACCAGTATGACTCAATACCTTTTCAACCTGGTGTTGGCGGAGGTGAgggagttgtgttgtgtttgtaccTGTGGACATATAACATTTGCGTGGAGTCACCAACACAGTAACACTTAGGTGATCTTAACATAACGGTAAGTTGTGTCAACATTATTTCTTCACAAAGTTGCTCTTGGTATTGAAGTGTCAACATCCCCTAAGAAGGCAGGCGGTCGGTGGGGGGGTAGACTTGTACAGCTGCTGGGAGTTCTCAGAAGTAAATCAGCCGTCACTGAACTCCCTCTGCTGATCAAAGCCAGCATAACCACATCCCAGGTTTCTTGAGTGTTCTGTAGAGATTAGGCTTGCTTACAATACCTGTGCAAAATTATTCTGCAAGGTGCAGAATAAGTATATGATAATATTAGATGTGGCGGTCCATGGCACAACAAGGTGTCAGAAGATATCTGTAGCAAGGCAGAGTGGCTGGTAGGAAACAAGTTTCCCAGCCTGCTGATGGTAATCTGGAGAAGTCTCGTCCTGAATAGTCCAGTCATTACTGTAACATGGCAGCTGAAGCTCCACCCATGATCCTTTGGGAGACCagtgagttttttttccttcagggAAATGAGGGtggagtttctgtgtgtgtaactggtgACATAGACAAAGCGGAGGAAGTGGTGGTCATGCCTGTTCTCCCAGGGCTGTGAGTGCTGATATGGCAGGAGTACATTCCAAGTCAGGCGGATGTCTGCCTGCTGAGTAATGTAAAGAATGTGCACCTTGTGAAGGGGATTTGCATCATACATTATGCAAGTGGGTGGTGCTGAAGGATAAATAAGAGTGGATGTCAACTAGGGGACACTACATTACTAAGATGACACAATAACAtactatattttttatttatgggCCTGATATTATGAATCCATTAATACTGAGAAATAACACTTTGAGTGTATGCAGATACCACTTTccactttaaatataaaatatataaaaatataataaaactatttcttACACTCAGACATGCTGCAGGTTAGCATCATCCAAGCAGAAGTTGAGACAAAGGTCATGCTTTTTTGGTTTAATTCCATCTCTTTTGTAAGTTGCTGTAAATGCTATCGATGAACCTGGTTACATTTAATACACTGGGCTCATTTCATAACTAAGAAATGGATGGCGTTGTATTAGGGTTGATTAATAGACAATGAGTTTTCTAAGGTTTGGCAACTTGGATAAACAGCTCATTGGTTTTTCAACTATGCTCCCCACAGCTCCCACATCGGGCTTGATGTTGGCATAATGGGAGTCACACAGATGGACCAGGGCACAGCAGGAAAACGCATCCGAAAACCTTCACTGCTCTACGAGGGCTTTGAGAGTCCAGGGATGCCCACCATCAGTCAGATGGCCCAATCGGGACCCCCTCACCCGCTGGTGAAAGACCCCAACCGGGATGGAAAGATGACAAACCAACTTCAGTTCCTGCAAAAAGTCCTGCTCAAGTCCTTGTGGAGGCACCACTTTGCCTGGCCCTTCCACGAACCTGTAGACGCAGCCAAGCTCAGCCTGCCTGTGAGTGTGAACTGTGTGAAATCTGACATTAACAACAAGCTCAATGTCCAGTGTGGTGTCTCGCTGCCGGGGGGGTCAGGGCGGGACTTAGACAGGCTATTCCAGGATGACAACAGGTTTATCTTGTGGCGCTGTTAAAAACATCCTCTGAAGACCTCTCCCTACCAGCCAATTTGACCATTACTGTTAGTGGACATTATCATCTATTTTATCATCAAAATTACTGTGACTAGAAGGATATCAACACCAGTTCCACCACTACAGGCTAATATAACTGGTTTTGAATCTGTATAGAACCACGGTTAAGAAGTAATCTTAAGAAGTTTTCTATCCTTTTTCATGACTTGAAAGTGTCTGTCTTCCTCCAGGACTATCACAAGATCATCAAAACTCCCATGGACATGGGCAGCATTAAAAGGAGATTGGAAAATAATTTCTACCGCAGTGCCAGTGAGTGCATGCAGGACTTCAACACCATGTTTACCAACTGCTACATTTATAACAAGGTAAGAgagtgcgtgtgagagagagaaataaccCGGTAACAGATTGTCTGATGCCTGCCAGAAAAGTGCTGCTTGTTGTCTTGAGAACTTGCAAAAATGCAGTTTTCTTTATCCACAAACCAGAGACATTTGTTAAAAGTTTCTGGTGTTGTaaacttcctcctctgcagcctaCAGATGACATAGTGCTGATGGCCCAGTCCCTGGAGAAGGCGTTCCTACAGAAAGTTGCTCAGATGCCCCAGGATGAGTTGGAGCTTCCCTCAGCGCCTCTACGGAGCAAACCAGTCAAACCTGGCAAAAAGGGCAGAGGAAATGCAGGTGAGTCCTGgctgcaagaaagaaaaaaaactaaaacagatgTATGACCACAATTCAGGTTACTTAATATTTTAGTTAATGCTAATATTTTcggtagtttttcctcactcttgttgagggtaaggagcagaggatgtcgcaccttgttaagatCTGTGAAACTTTGTGAATCTGGGTTATCCAAATACAATTTGATGGATTGAGTCTCCCCCCTTTTCTCCCAGTCTCTGGAGGAGTGACAACAGCTCATCAGGTCCCAGCTGTCTCCCAGTCAGCGTACTCTCCTCCCACCCCAGAAACACCCGACTCCattctctccacccccccacaaaCACTTATGAGCAAGAGCTTGCCCTCTGTTCTTCCAACTGAACAGAGTATCCCCACCATTACAAGTCTGCCTCCCACCCAGCCCACTGCTAAGGTAACAGCTGACTGTTTGATCCTCGGTAGGCTCTGGACTCTAAACTATGGACCCAACACTCATCTAACCTTTCCTTTTTTCAATTACAGAAAAAGGGTGTGAAGAGGAAAGCAGACACAACCACCCCAACCACTGTAGCCATGCCAATCATGAGCACAATGGGTGTCAGTGGCATCAGCCTTGGGATGGGCGCTGGGCACAACTCGCCACTCACCCTGACTTCTCTTGAGGTGGACCATAACTCCAGCCTGGGGATGAACCAAGGCCTCAGCATCAGCCAGGGGATGGGGATGGGAATGGGGATGAGTATGGCCATGGGAATGGGCCGTGGAACAGTGATGATGGGTTCCAAATCATcaggaaacagcaggagaggagtAAGCGGCCGACCCATCAAGCCTCCCAAGAAGGATTTACCAGATTCCATTCTGCCGCCACCGGTGCGCCGCAGCAAGCTGAGCCCTCAGCTACGCTACTGCAGCGGGGTCTTGAAGGAGCTGCTGTCGAAGAAGCATGCAGCGTACGCCTGGCCGTTCTATAAGCCCGTCGATGCCTCAACACTCGGTCTCCACGACTACCACGACATCATCAAACAGCCCATGGACCTCAGCACCATCAAGGTACTTGtgttagaaaaacacaaaccgCTGTTTTCCAGTCCTGCAGTTCACAGTAGCAGATGAATCCAAACAATACAATACTGTTCCATCGCCATCATGTGGCGTCTGCCGagataaaaatattaaaaacagtcAAAAAGCAAATCATTTCAATACGCTATGTAATTAAAATCAGTGAACAGGACAATTCCAATCCCTAATGTTTCTGAAATTCAGAAGTAAACTCAAATcaatttttctttcttgtcgTTAGCTCAAGATGGACGGCAGAGATTATCGTGATGCGCATCAGTTCTCTGCAGACGTCAGACTGATGTTCTCTAACTGCTACAAGTACAACCCCCCTGATCATGATGTGGTGGCCATGGCTAGAAAACTCCAGGTTAGTCTCCAGATTTCACTGATACCATTTTTAATTGTTAGATATGTTGCACAAGTTCATTGCCTCAAATCCTCGATGTTCCTGCTTGTAAACTGGTCCACGACCAActgcttttcttcattttaGGATGTCTTTGAATTCTGCTTTGCAAAGATGCCAGACGAGCCTCCGGCACCACCGAGCtcatcgtcctcctcgtcctcgtcctcttcctcatctgagAGTGAGCCCAGCAGTGAGAGTGAGGAGAGCGAGAGCAGCCCGAGCTCtgactctgaggaggagagggccaACCGGCTGGCGGAGCTGCAAGAGCAGGTTTGTACTTGACTCTAGGCCAGAGCAGGAAAACCGGAAGTCATAAAGTTTTAATTTGGCAAGACCCTTATTAtgaacctgtctgtctctcttcagcTGAAAGCCGTGCACGAGCAGCTCACTGCACTCTCCCAGGGCCCCATCGTCAAACctaagaaaaagaaagacaagaaagacaagaagaaaaagaagaagactgTAGAAAAGGAGAAGCATCGGaggatagaggaggaagagctgcCGCCGGTAAGGCCTCCAAAAACACCCAAAATTACCAAAACCCCAAAATCGAAGAGCAAAAGCGCTGTGGCCGTACCTGTTATACCGATCAAGAAGGCCCCgagcaagaaaaacaacaagagcAAGTGAGTACTGACACCGAGTGGACAAAGTTGGAACTG
This is a stretch of genomic DNA from Limanda limanda chromosome 19, fLimLim1.1, whole genome shotgun sequence. It encodes these proteins:
- the brd2a gene encoding bromodomain-containing protein 2a isoform X1 produces the protein MASNPLLDSSHIGLDVGIMGVTQMDQGTAGKRIRKPSLLYEGFESPGMPTISQMAQSGPPHPLVKDPNRDGKMTNQLQFLQKVLLKSLWRHHFAWPFHEPVDAAKLSLPDYHKIIKTPMDMGSIKRRLENNFYRSASECMQDFNTMFTNCYIYNKPTDDIVLMAQSLEKAFLQKVAQMPQDELELPSAPLRSKPVKPGKKGRGNAVSGGVTTAHQVPAVSQSAYSPPTPETPDSILSTPPQTLMSKSLPSVLPTEQSIPTITSLPPTQPTAKKKGVKRKADTTTPTTVAMPIMSTMGVSGISLGMGAGHNSPLTLTSLEVDHNSSLGMNQGLSISQGMGMGMGMSMAMGMGRGTVMMGSKSSGNSRRGVSGRPIKPPKKDLPDSILPPPVRRSKLSPQLRYCSGVLKELLSKKHAAYAWPFYKPVDASTLGLHDYHDIIKQPMDLSTIKLKMDGRDYRDAHQFSADVRLMFSNCYKYNPPDHDVVAMARKLQDVFEFCFAKMPDEPPAPPSSSSSSSSSSSSSESEPSSESEESESSPSSDSEEERANRLAELQEQLKAVHEQLTALSQGPIVKPKKKKDKKDKKKKKKTVEKEKHRRIEEEELPPVRPPKTPKITKTPKSKSKSAVAVPVIPIKKAPSKKNNKSKAKKSRMMFNLPQPVHEPIVSHFDSDEEEETAPMSYDEKRQLSLDINKLPGEKLGRVVYIIQSREPSLRDTNPEEIEIDFETLKPSTLRELERYVMTCLRKKPRKPYASKQNMAGKSREELTLEKQQELERRLMDVSGQLNSGKKPPKSKPEKPATDTNTQPARLSASSSSSDSSSSSSSSSSSDTSESDSG
- the brd2a gene encoding bromodomain-containing protein 2a isoform X2, translated to MGVTQMDQGTAGKRIRKPSLLYEGFESPGMPTISQMAQSGPPHPLVKDPNRDGKMTNQLQFLQKVLLKSLWRHHFAWPFHEPVDAAKLSLPDYHKIIKTPMDMGSIKRRLENNFYRSASECMQDFNTMFTNCYIYNKPTDDIVLMAQSLEKAFLQKVAQMPQDELELPSAPLRSKPVKPGKKGRGNAVSGGVTTAHQVPAVSQSAYSPPTPETPDSILSTPPQTLMSKSLPSVLPTEQSIPTITSLPPTQPTAKKKGVKRKADTTTPTTVAMPIMSTMGVSGISLGMGAGHNSPLTLTSLEVDHNSSLGMNQGLSISQGMGMGMGMSMAMGMGRGTVMMGSKSSGNSRRGVSGRPIKPPKKDLPDSILPPPVRRSKLSPQLRYCSGVLKELLSKKHAAYAWPFYKPVDASTLGLHDYHDIIKQPMDLSTIKLKMDGRDYRDAHQFSADVRLMFSNCYKYNPPDHDVVAMARKLQDVFEFCFAKMPDEPPAPPSSSSSSSSSSSSSESEPSSESEESESSPSSDSEEERANRLAELQEQLKAVHEQLTALSQGPIVKPKKKKDKKDKKKKKKTVEKEKHRRIEEEELPPVRPPKTPKITKTPKSKSKSAVAVPVIPIKKAPSKKNNKSKAKKSRMMFNLPQPVHEPIVSHFDSDEEEETAPMSYDEKRQLSLDINKLPGEKLGRVVYIIQSREPSLRDTNPEEIEIDFETLKPSTLRELERYVMTCLRKKPRKPYASKQNMAGKSREELTLEKQQELERRLMDVSGQLNSGKKPPKSKPEKPATDTNTQPARLSASSSSSDSSSSSSSSSSSDTSESDSG